A region from the Rosa rugosa chromosome 6, drRosRugo1.1, whole genome shotgun sequence genome encodes:
- the LOC133714845 gene encoding serine/arginine-rich splicing factor RS41 isoform X1: MRPIFCGNFEYDARQNDLERLFGRYGKVDRVDMKAGFAFIYMDDERDADYAIRGLDRREFGRKGRRLRVEWSKVSSHERGSRRPGASRRSSTNTRPSKTLFVINFDPYHTRTKDLERHFDPYGKIISVRIRRNFAFVQYESQEDATRALEATNMSKLMDRVISVEYAVRDDDERRDGYSPDRRSRDRSLERGRDRRRSPSPYKRERGSPDYGRGPSPGPYRRERGSPDYGRGTSPYRRERASPDYARGRSPSPYRRERSDRGRVSSRSPRKERVSVDHGRDRSRSRSPYVGRDRAVAENGHAPSPSPPPYKRARVSPENGHGPSSSPYEGERANSPEEGRIPSPNSVPDGKDSPNYGGPESPMHERYNSRSPQAEEE, translated from the exons GTTTTGCATTCATTTACATGGATGACGAGAGAGATGCTGACTATGCAATACGGGGACTCGATCGGAGAGAATTTGGTCGAAAAGGGCGCAGGCTTCGTGTTGAATGGTCAAAGGTATCCAGT CATGAGCGTGGTTCTAGAAGACCTGGTGCTTCTAGAAGGTCTTCAACTAATACAAGACCGTCAAAGACCTTGTTTGTTATAAATTTTGATCCATATCACACCAGGACCAAGGATTTGGAGAGGCATTTTGATCCATATGGGAAAATAATAAGTGTAAGGATCCGAAGGAATTTCGCTTTTGTTCAGTATGAGTCACAGGAGGATGCTACTAGGGCACTGGAGGCCACAAACATGAG CAAGCTGATGGACCGAGTTATATCGGTTGAATATGCAGTTCGTGATGATGATGAAAGAAGAGATGGCTATAGCCCTGACAGGAGAAGTCGTGATAGGTCACTAGAGAGAGGCCGTGACAGAAGAAGATCCCCAAGTCCCTACAAAAGAGAGAGGGGAAGCCCTGATTATGGCCGTGGCCCTAGCCCTGGTCCATACCGGAGGGAGAGGGGTAGTCCTGATTATGGACGTGGCACAAGTCCTTACCGAAGGGAGAGAGCAAGCCCTGACTATGCCCGTGGGCGCAGCCCAAGTCCTTATAGGAGGGAGAGATCTGATCGTGGGAGGGTCTCCAGTCGTAGTCCCCGAAAAGAGAGGGTGAGTGTTGATCATGGCCGTGATCGCAGCCGCAGCCGTAGTCCTTATGTTGGAAGAGATAGGGCTGTTGCTGAAAATGGCCATGCTCCAAGTCCTAGTCCTCCACCTTATAAGAGAGCTAGAGTTAGCCCTGAAAATGGTCATGGTCCCAGCAGTAGCCCTTATGAAGGAGAGAGGGCCAACAGCCCCGAAGAAGGTCGTATTCCAAGTCCCAACTCTGTGCCCGACGGCAAGGACAGCCCCAATTATGGTGGGCCTGAAAGCCCCATGCATGAGAGATATAACAG CCGTTCACCCCAAGCTGAGGAGGAATGA
- the LOC133714845 gene encoding serine/arginine-rich splicing factor RS41 isoform X2, protein MDDERDADYAIRGLDRREFGRKGRRLRVEWSKVSSHERGSRRPGASRRSSTNTRPSKTLFVINFDPYHTRTKDLERHFDPYGKIISVRIRRNFAFVQYESQEDATRALEATNMSKLMDRVISVEYAVRDDDERRDGYSPDRRSRDRSLERGRDRRRSPSPYKRERGSPDYGRGPSPGPYRRERGSPDYGRGTSPYRRERASPDYARGRSPSPYRRERSDRGRVSSRSPRKERVSVDHGRDRSRSRSPYVGRDRAVAENGHAPSPSPPPYKRARVSPENGHGPSSSPYEGERANSPEEGRIPSPNSVPDGKDSPNYGGPESPMHERYNSRSPQAEEE, encoded by the exons ATGGATGACGAGAGAGATGCTGACTATGCAATACGGGGACTCGATCGGAGAGAATTTGGTCGAAAAGGGCGCAGGCTTCGTGTTGAATGGTCAAAGGTATCCAGT CATGAGCGTGGTTCTAGAAGACCTGGTGCTTCTAGAAGGTCTTCAACTAATACAAGACCGTCAAAGACCTTGTTTGTTATAAATTTTGATCCATATCACACCAGGACCAAGGATTTGGAGAGGCATTTTGATCCATATGGGAAAATAATAAGTGTAAGGATCCGAAGGAATTTCGCTTTTGTTCAGTATGAGTCACAGGAGGATGCTACTAGGGCACTGGAGGCCACAAACATGAG CAAGCTGATGGACCGAGTTATATCGGTTGAATATGCAGTTCGTGATGATGATGAAAGAAGAGATGGCTATAGCCCTGACAGGAGAAGTCGTGATAGGTCACTAGAGAGAGGCCGTGACAGAAGAAGATCCCCAAGTCCCTACAAAAGAGAGAGGGGAAGCCCTGATTATGGCCGTGGCCCTAGCCCTGGTCCATACCGGAGGGAGAGGGGTAGTCCTGATTATGGACGTGGCACAAGTCCTTACCGAAGGGAGAGAGCAAGCCCTGACTATGCCCGTGGGCGCAGCCCAAGTCCTTATAGGAGGGAGAGATCTGATCGTGGGAGGGTCTCCAGTCGTAGTCCCCGAAAAGAGAGGGTGAGTGTTGATCATGGCCGTGATCGCAGCCGCAGCCGTAGTCCTTATGTTGGAAGAGATAGGGCTGTTGCTGAAAATGGCCATGCTCCAAGTCCTAGTCCTCCACCTTATAAGAGAGCTAGAGTTAGCCCTGAAAATGGTCATGGTCCCAGCAGTAGCCCTTATGAAGGAGAGAGGGCCAACAGCCCCGAAGAAGGTCGTATTCCAAGTCCCAACTCTGTGCCCGACGGCAAGGACAGCCCCAATTATGGTGGGCCTGAAAGCCCCATGCATGAGAGATATAACAG CCGTTCACCCCAAGCTGAGGAGGAATGA
- the LOC133717057 gene encoding protein DETOXIFICATION 49, producing MCKMTSPPLCCSCNGNSDFVSNSEDPKPLLSTPLISKTIAHPRKEQKPQTLQKPQKSHLSLALKEAKSIASIAFPMILTGLLLYSRSMISMLFLGRLGDLALAGGSLAVGFANITGYSILSGLAMGMEPICGQAFGAKKHTLLGLCLQRTVLLLVLTSIPISILWLNMKKLLILCGQDEAISIEAQSYLLCSLPDLLAQSLLHPLRIYLRSQSITLPLTFCATLAIILHIPINYFLVSHLNLGIQGVALSGVWSNFNLVISLILYIMISGVYKKTWGGISMECFREWKTLLNLAIPSCISVCLEWWWYEIMILLCGLLLNPRATVASMGVLIQTTALIYIFPSSLSFSVSTRVGNETGANNPKKAKLAAIVGLCCSFILGLTALIFAVMVRNIWASMFTQDKEIIALTSLVLPIIGLCELGNCPQTTGCGVLRGTARPKVGANINLGCFYIVGMPVAVGLGFFAGLDFMGLWLGLLAAQASCAVTMLVVLGVTDWKFEAQKAKQLTGAAGVVDDSAEVKEDKTDKAEIKGEEDCLFLLGDELDFANDNDNNESSNNSDSNV from the coding sequence ATGTGCAAGATGACATCTCCTCCTCTCTGCTGCTCATGCAATGGCAATTCAGACTTTGTGTCAAACTCAGAAGACCCCAAACCCCTTCTCAGCACCCCATTGATCTCCAAAACCATAGCTCATCCCAGAAAGGAACAAAAACCCCAAACACTACAAAAACCCCAGAAATCCCATCTCTCCTTGGCTCTGAAAGAAGCAAAATCCATAGCTAGTATTGCTTTCCCTATGATTCTTACCGGCCTTTTACTCTATTCCCGGTCCATGATCTCCATGCTCTTCCTCGGCCGCCTCGGTGACCTGGCCTTAGCCGGCGGCTCCTTGGCCGTTGGCTTTGCCAACATCACCGGATACTCCATCTTATCCGGTCTCGCCATGGGAATGGAACCTATTTGCGGCCAAGCTTTTGGTGCCAAAAAACATACTCTGCTCGGCCTCTGTTTGCAAAGAACAGTTCTTCTCCTTGTACTTACCTCCATACCCATTTCAATTCTCTGGCTCAACATGAAGAAACTCCTAATCCTTTGCGGCCAAGACGAGGCTATTTCCATTGAAGCCCAATCATACCTCCTTTGTTCACTTCCCGATCTTCTTGCTCAGTCTCTGTTACACCCTTTGCGAATTTACTTAAGATCTCAATCCATCACTCTGCCTCTGACATTCTGCGCAACTCTGGCAATCATCCTTCACATTCCCATCAACTACTTTCTGGTTTCGCACCTAAATTTGGGAATCCAAGGTGTTGCCTTAAGCGGCGTTTGGTCGAATTTCAATCTCGTAATTTCTTTGATACTCTACATCATGATCTCCGGCGTGTACAAGAAAACTTGGGGAGGTATTTCCATGGAGTGTTTCCGAGAATGGAAGACTCTTCTCAATTTGGCCATACCAAGCTGCATTTCTGTTTGCCTTGAATGGTGGTGGTACGAGATCATGATCTTGCTCTGTGGTTTGTTACTGAACCCAAGAGCAACCGTTGCATCAATGGGGGTTTTAATCCAGACCACTGCTTTAATCTACATCTTCCCTTCCTCTCTGAGCTTCAGTGTGTCCACACGTGTTGGGAACGAAACCGGAGCAAACAACCCGAAAAAGGCAAAGCTCGCGGCCATTGTGGGGCTTTGTTGCAGCTTCATTCTAGGCCTAACAGCTCTCATCTTTGCAGTGATGGTGAGGAACATATGGGCCAGCATGTTCACTCAAGACAAGGAAATCATAGCCCTCACATCGTTGGTCCTGCCCATAATTGGGCTCTGCGAGCTGGGAAACTGCCCGCAGACAACCGGCTGCGGCGTGCTGAGAGGCACGGCGCGGCCGAAAGTTGGGGCCAACATAAACCTGGGGTGCTTTTACATTGTGGGaatgccggtggcggtggggttggGGTTCTTTGCCGGATTAGACTTCATGGGACTATGGCTCGGACTTTTGGCGGCGCAGGCTTCCTGTGCTGTGACCATGTTGGTGGTTTTGGGTGTTACAGATTGGAAGTTTGAAGCCCAGAAAGCCAAACAGTTGACAGGAGCTGCTGGAGTTGTGGATGACAGCGCAGAGGTTAAGGAAGACAAGACAGACAAAGCTGAAATcaagggagaagaagattgtttatttttattaggtgatgaattagatttcgcTAATGATAATGACAATAATGAGAGTAGTAATAATAGTGATTCCAATGTTtag